DNA from Candidatus Aminicenantes bacterium:
TTCCGCCTTCGTCAGGGAATGGACCGACGCCGTCATCGTGCTGGCCGTGGTGATCGGCAGCACCCTGCTCGGCTTTATGCAGGAATACCGGGCCGGCAACGCCGTCGAGAGGCTGCGCTCGAAAGTCACCATCAAATCGAGCATTCTGCGCGATGGCCAGCCGAAAGTTTTGCCCTCCGAGCACGTGGTGCCGGGCGACGTGGTGCTGCTTTCGGCGGGGAGCCTGGTCCCGGCCGACGGTGTCGTGCTGGAGGCCAATGACTTTTTCGTCAACCAGGCCGTGCTGACCGGCGAATCCTTCCCGGTGGAGAAAAAGGCGGGGATCGTCCCGGCCAAGGCCGGTCTGGCCGAGCGCAGCAACTGTGTCTTTATGGGCACCAGCGCTGGCAGCGGCACGGCGCGGGTGCTGATCGTGCAGACCGGCAAAGCCACGATTTTCGGCCACATCGCCGACCGGTTGCGCCTGCGTCCGGAGGCAACCGAATTCGAGCGCGGCATCCAGCGTTTCGGCTACCTGCTGACGCAAGTCATGCTGGTGATGGTGGTCATTGTCCTGGCCGTCAACATTTTCCTGGCCAAGCCGCCTATCGACTCGCTGCTCTTCGCGCTCGCCCTGGCGGTCGGGCTGGCGCCCGAGCTCCTTCCGGCCATCATCAGCATCACGCTTGCGCACGGCGCCCAGCGCATGGCCAAGCGCGGCGTCATCGTCCGCCGCTTGAACGCGATCGAGAATTTCGGCAGCATGGACGTGCTGTGCACCGACAAAACCGGCACCCTCACCGAGGGGGTCGTCCGGCTCGACGATGCGCTCGACCCCGAAGGCCGCTCCTCCTCGGCGGTCCTGCGCCAGGCCTATCTCAACGCCTTTTTCCAGACCGGGCTGAGCAATCCGCTCGATGCGGCCATTGTCGCCTATGCCCGGAAGGCCGGTCTGGACATCGGCGGCGAGCAAAAAGTGGACGAGATCCCCTACGACTTCGTGCGCAAACGCTTAAGCGTGGTCACGGCCAAGGGCCAAGGCGAACGCACGTTGATAAGCAAGGGCGCGCTGAAGAACATCCTGAGCGTTTGCAGCCACGTGCAGGCCGGAAAGGAAATCGACCCGCTGGACGATCGCAGGCGGGCCGGGATCGAACGGAGGTACAGCGACTGGAGCAGCAAAGGCTACCGCGTGCTGGGCGTAGCAACGAAACCGGCGGACGAACGCTCGGGGGCGTACGAGCATGAGGATGAAAATGGTCTCACCTTTACCGGCTTTCTGCTTTTCTTTGATCCGCCCAAAGCCGATGTGCGGAAGACCATCATCGACCTCGTGACCCGCGGCGTACAACTCAAGATCATTACCGGCGACAACGACAAGGTGGCCCGGCACGTCGCCGAGGCGGTGAACCTGCCGGCCGGCGACGTGCTGACCGGAAGCGATCTCAACGGCATGCGTGACGAGGCGCTCTGGCACGCCGCCGAACGCACGACCATTTTCGCCGAAGTGGATCCCAATCAGAAGGAGCGCATCATCCTGGCGCTGCGCAAGACCGGGCACGTGGTCGGCTATATGGGCGACGGCATCAACGACGCGCCGGCCTTGCACGCCGCCGACGTGGGCATCTCGGTGGACACGGCGGTGGACGTGGCCAAGGAGGCCGCCGACTTCGTGCTGCTCAAACAGGACCTGGGCATCCTGCGCGAGGGGGTCGACGAGGGGCGCAAGACCTTCGCCAACACGCTCAAGTACATCCTGACGACCATCAGCGCCAACTTCGGCAACATGTTCAGCATGGCCGGAGCCTCGCTGTTGCTGCCCTTTCTGCCGCTGCTGGCGCCGCAGATTTTGCTCAACAACTTCCTGTCCGACATTCCCGGTACCGCCATCGCCGGCGACAACGTCGACCCGGAATGGGTGGCGAAGCCGCGGCGCTGGAATACCGCCTTCATCCGCGACTACATGGTGCTCTTCGGCCTGGTCAGTTCGCTCTTCGATTTCCTGGCCTTCGCGATTTTGCTGTTTCTGTTCCGGGCCGGGCCGAGCGAGTTCCGCACCGGCTGGTTCATCGAGTCGCTGCTGACCGAGCTGGTCATCGCCCTCGTCGTGCGCACGCGCCACCTGTTTTTCCGCAGCCGTCCGGGCACGCTCCTGCTGGCAAGCACGCTGGCCATGGTCGGGCTCACGCTGATGCTGCCTTATCTGCCCTTCCACTCCCTGTTCGGCTTCGTGCCGCTGCCCGCACCGCTGCTGCTGGCCATGATCGGGCTGACGACGCTCTATGTGGCGGTCACGGAGGCAGCCAAGAAGTATTTCTATTCGCGATTGAAAAACACCGCCTGATGACGAGTCTGAAGCGAGTTCAAGAGCATGGAGAACAGCTACGGGCGAAAAAAATAATTCCCGCCAACGCTCTTGACATTTGAAATGACCCCGGTCATAATTAATAATAATTATTAATTACGAATAATTATCATGAAAGAAATTTCAATGGAACGCCAAAACGCAATGGCCAAGAAGCTGAAGGCGGCCGGTTTAAAATTGACCCCGCAGCGCCTGGCCATCGTCCGCGTCCTGGCGGCGAGCGCGGAGCATCCGAGCGTGGATGACCTATGCGCGCGGCTGCGAAAGGACTTCCCCGGGATCAGTCCGGCAACGGTGTACCGCAACGTCACGCTGATCAAGTCGCTGGGAGAGGTGTTTGAGATTGCCTTCGCCGGGAGCGGCAGCCGTTATGATGGCCGGAAACCCTATCCACACCCCCACATCGTCTGCCTCGAATGCGGCAGGATTATCGATCCTAAACTGAACAGCCTGCGCGACATGACCCGGGAGGTTACCGACGGGAGCGGTTTTGAGATCCTGACCTACCGCTTGGACTTCTTTGGGCGCTGCCCGGCCTGCTGCAAGTCGAAACCTGCCGTTTTAAAAAAAGCAAGATCCATTAAAAGGAGGAAAATATGAAAAAGAACCAAAAACTGACCACGCGCACCGGCGCCCCCGTCGTTGACAACCAGAACACCATGACCGCCGGGCCGCGCGGCCCGGTGCTGCTCCAGGACGTCTGGTACCTTGAGAAGCTCGCCCACTTCGACCGCGAGGTGATTCCCGAGCGGCGCATGCACGCCAAGGGATCCGGGGCCTTCGGCACCTTCACCGTCACCCACGACATCAGCCGTTACACCAAGGCCAATATATTCTCGACGGTGGGCAAAAAGACCGACCTGTTCGTCCGCTTCTCCACTGGGGCCGGCGAGCGCGGCGCCGCCGACGCCGAGCGCGATATCCGCGGCTTCGCCATGAAGTTCTACACCGAGGAGGGCAACTGGGACCTGGTAGGCAACAACACGCCGGTCTTCTTCATGCGCGACCCGCTGAAATTCCCCGACCTCAACCACGCCGTGAACAGGGACCCGCGCACCAACCTGCGCAGCGCCCTCAACAACTGGGACTTCTGGAGCTCGCTGCCCGAGGCGCTGCACCAGGTGACCATCGTCATGAGCGACCGCGGCATCCCCGCCTCCTACCGCTACATGCACGGCTTCGGCAGCCACACCTTCAGCTTCATCAACGCCAAGAACGAGCGCTGCTGGGTGAAATTCCACTTCAGGACCCAGCAGGGCATCAAGAACCTGAGCAATGAGGAGTCCCAGGCGCTCATCGGCATGGACCGGGAAAGCCACCAGCGCGATTTGTTCGAAAGCATCGAAAAAAAGGACTTCCCGCGCTGGACCTTGTATGTGCAGATCATGCCCGAGAAGGACGCGGCCACCTACAAGTTCCACCCCTTCGACCTCACCAAGGTCTGGCTTAAAAAGGATTATCCTTTGATCGAGGTCGGCGTCCTCGAGCTGAACCGCAACCCGGAAAACTATTTTGCCGACGTGGAGCAGGCGGCCTTCAACCCGGCCAATGTGGTTCCGGGCATCGGCTTTTCGCCCGACAAGATGCTCCAAGGCCGGCTCTTTTCCTACGGCGACGCCCAGCGCTACCGCCTCGGCGTCAACCACCAGCAGATCCCGGTTAACGCGCCGCGCTGTCCCTACCACAGCTTTCACCGCGACGGCTCCATGCGCGTCGACGGCAACTACGGCAGCACCCTGGGCTATGAGCCCAACAGCTTCGGCGAGTGGCGGCAGCAGCCCGAGTTCGCCGAGCCGCCGCTGGCCCTGGCCGGCGCCGCTGACCACTGGGATTTCCGCAAGGATGACGACGATTACTACACCCAGCCCGGCATGCTCTTCCGGCTGATGAGACCGGAAAAGCAGGCGCTGCTTTTCGCCAACACCGCCGCCGACATCGCCAATGCTTCACGCGAGATCAAAATCCGTCATATCGGCAACTGCCTGAAGGCTGATCCGGCGTATGGCGCTGGGGTGGCCAAGGCCATCGGCATCCCGCTTGGCGAGGTGGCCAAGAAATAGGTTGGCGGTCCGCGACGGACCGCGGTCCTTGCTGGTAATTTTGCACGTGCCGTGCTATATGGTTGGCATGCATTTCTGAAATATTCTGTAAATCCTTCATTTGCGAAAAATAAGGAAACAAAATGAAAGAAATGGTGAAGCACCAGATCCAGGCGCTGGTTGATCTTGAAACCAAAGGCTGGGACACGAAGAACCCCGACCTCTTCCTGTCGCTGATCCACCCCGACATGGCCTGGCCCTGGCCGCCGACGGCCGTTGCCCACGATCCCGTCGACTGGGTGTTCGTCCTCGGCCGCTTCGAGCGCGGGCGCTGGCGCCAGAACTGGCAGAATCTCTTCGACAGCCACGACCTGGTCCGAAACCGGCGCCGCACGGTGCGCATCGAGGTCTCGGCCGAGCTCGACGCCGCGTTTGCCGTGGTCGACATCGACACGCTGTGGCGCCACAAGGAGACCGGGGCGGACAACCACTGGCTGGGCCGCGTCTGCAAGATCTATACGAAGATGGCCAGCGGCGAATGGAAGATGATCTTCCAGACCGGAGCATTGGACTTCTCCAAGCTCTCCGGCTGACGTATAATAGTGCCAAACCCATTGTCGCGCCGATCGCACACGCAGGAGGTACAAATGGCGGTATGGCTTTCACGTAAGCGGCTGGCGGTCTTTTGCGGACTGTGCTCTTGGCTGGTGGCCAACATCGCCCTGGCCCAAGTGACGGAACCGGCTTCCTGGCCGATGCCCGGCAAGGGCCTCTGGATGTGGGTCGAAGCCAAGACCGACTTAAGCCCCGAGCAGGTCGACGCGGCGTTCAAAAAGGCGGTCGATGGCGGAATGGTCTTTCTCGATCCCGCATTCAGCGCGACCGTGTTTTTTGCCGGCAAGATCCGCCTGACCGAGGGCAAGGGCGCGGCCAGGCGAAAGTACGGGGACCAACCCACGAAAGCCGATGATATCCGGATCGAGGCCGAATGGCGCACCGGCTACCTGGGTCAATACCGCGGATCGTCCTACCGCTTCATCGCCCTGGATGCGGTGCGCAGCATGGACCTGCAC
Protein-coding regions in this window:
- a CDS encoding catalase is translated as MKKNQKLTTRTGAPVVDNQNTMTAGPRGPVLLQDVWYLEKLAHFDREVIPERRMHAKGSGAFGTFTVTHDISRYTKANIFSTVGKKTDLFVRFSTGAGERGAADAERDIRGFAMKFYTEEGNWDLVGNNTPVFFMRDPLKFPDLNHAVNRDPRTNLRSALNNWDFWSSLPEALHQVTIVMSDRGIPASYRYMHGFGSHTFSFINAKNERCWVKFHFRTQQGIKNLSNEESQALIGMDRESHQRDLFESIEKKDFPRWTLYVQIMPEKDAATYKFHPFDLTKVWLKKDYPLIEVGVLELNRNPENYFADVEQAAFNPANVVPGIGFSPDKMLQGRLFSYGDAQRYRLGVNHQQIPVNAPRCPYHSFHRDGSMRVDGNYGSTLGYEPNSFGEWRQQPEFAEPPLALAGAADHWDFRKDDDDYYTQPGMLFRLMRPEKQALLFANTAADIANASREIKIRHIGNCLKADPAYGAGVAKAIGIPLGEVAKK
- a CDS encoding Fur family transcriptional regulator, with the protein product MERQNAMAKKLKAAGLKLTPQRLAIVRVLAASAEHPSVDDLCARLRKDFPGISPATVYRNVTLIKSLGEVFEIAFAGSGSRYDGRKPYPHPHIVCLECGRIIDPKLNSLRDMTREVTDGSGFEILTYRLDFFGRCPACCKSKPAVLKKARSIKRRKI
- the mgtA gene encoding magnesium-translocating P-type ATPase — its product is MNHKKYSHFFSRARPQTGKPGYLAVPEAYWSLTAGQLLAALHGSSNGLKQGDARNRLRQTGLNTLKARQRASALGLLLNQFKSPLVLILIFAAIVSAFVREWTDAVIVLAVVIGSTLLGFMQEYRAGNAVERLRSKVTIKSSILRDGQPKVLPSEHVVPGDVVLLSAGSLVPADGVVLEANDFFVNQAVLTGESFPVEKKAGIVPAKAGLAERSNCVFMGTSAGSGTARVLIVQTGKATIFGHIADRLRLRPEATEFERGIQRFGYLLTQVMLVMVVIVLAVNIFLAKPPIDSLLFALALAVGLAPELLPAIISITLAHGAQRMAKRGVIVRRLNAIENFGSMDVLCTDKTGTLTEGVVRLDDALDPEGRSSSAVLRQAYLNAFFQTGLSNPLDAAIVAYARKAGLDIGGEQKVDEIPYDFVRKRLSVVTAKGQGERTLISKGALKNILSVCSHVQAGKEIDPLDDRRRAGIERRYSDWSSKGYRVLGVATKPADERSGAYEHEDENGLTFTGFLLFFDPPKADVRKTIIDLVTRGVQLKIITGDNDKVARHVAEAVNLPAGDVLTGSDLNGMRDEALWHAAERTTIFAEVDPNQKERIILALRKTGHVVGYMGDGINDAPALHAADVGISVDTAVDVAKEAADFVLLKQDLGILREGVDEGRKTFANTLKYILTTISANFGNMFSMAGASLLLPFLPLLAPQILLNNFLSDIPGTAIAGDNVDPEWVAKPRRWNTAFIRDYMVLFGLVSSLFDFLAFAILLFLFRAGPSEFRTGWFIESLLTELVIALVVRTRHLFFRSRPGTLLLASTLAMVGLTLMLPYLPFHSLFGFVPLPAPLLLAMIGLTTLYVAVTEAAKKYFYSRLKNTA